The DNA region TGGCGGAAGTCCTCCGGAAACCTTATCACGGTGGTTGCTAAGGCAACAGAGACGAGCAATAGGGCAAGCAGTACGGCTGCAACGCCGCCGGTCCCAGCCCCCTTCAAGCATACCCTCCCCCCTCCACAGCGCGGGGCCGCACTAGACAACACCGTAGTCGAACCCGCAAACATGCGTATCGCTATGTCTCGGATATATAACCCCTGCATACCCCGGGTCTACTCCGTGCGCGGCACCCCACTGAGACGCGCAACTCGACCCACATAGTGGCGACGGGGAGAGGGCTTTTGCGCCATCCCCCCGTGCCGGGGCCTTGTGAGCAACCATTCGCCGCGGGGGTTCGGCGAAGAAAAAGAGATAATACCACACAGCTAAATGGAGCCTCCGCCTTCTTTTTCCAGGCGTTGAGTAAGAGGGCATCGACATAGGCCACGTAGTTCTTGGCAAAGAGCCCTATGGATCCCCCCCAGCTTGGCCAAGGCGTTGCTGAGCTCGCCGCTAGTGCGTCACGGGACGGGCCTTTGGCAGAGAGGAGTGACGTGGCACAGGCCAGCGAATAACTGTACAGGGCAGTGGAGGGGCCTCGGCCGTCTCTAGACGAGGCGAAAAAGGCGTCGGTAAAGGGGAGGTGGACAGAGACCCCGCTGGAAAAGGCGGCCAGGCGGCTGTGCAACATTGTGCGGATGGCGTGGATGGGGGGCTGTCTCCTTTACTTAAACGGCATCCACGAGGTCGAGATCAGCGTATCAGACGTAAGGGTCAGAACCCCATAATCCAAGCGCTGGTAGAGTGGGCGGAGAAGGTTCTAGCGACGTATAGCCTCGTGACACGCGGCGGCAAATAAAGACGACGACTCCTTACGGCAATTATTTTTATACTTGGGCGTGTAAACGTCTGTGGCGGAGGAGATTTTGAACAGGGAGTACGAGGTGGAGTACGGTGGGAAGAGGTACATCCTAAGACCTATAAAGGCTTGGGTTCTCCAGCCTCCCGGGAAGCCAGGCGTAGTGGTGGCGCTGTTCAGGCTTCCCGATGGGAAGACTGTGAGGAAAGTTGTGATGAAGTTGCCGCCTTAGCCACGCGCGGTTGTTTCTGTCAGGGCGTTTATGAGCATGCGTATGGCCACGTGCGATCTTTCGAGCGATTTCTCCATGGCGGCCACCAGCTCCAGTTCCAGCGGCGTCTTTGCCGCTACCCTTAGTTTCCTAAGTTCGGCGAGGTGGGCCTCGTAGTGCTTGCACATGTCCTCCAGCGTCCTTATGATCTCGTCCAACGGCTTTTGCTCCTCTACGTTTAGGGTTATTTCGGGCGTTGACAACACATCAAGGAGCCTAAGCCTCAGGTAGGTCTCTCTTATAATGCCGTCGATGAACTCCGCCAGGTACTCAGACTTCGCCACGTTTTTAAGCTTCATCAGCTCGACGAGGTGGAGGAGCTCTTCGCTTCTTACTCTGTCCATGTCTAACCCGTTGTGAACATATTTTTTAATATCGTCCCAACTTCTTCACATGATAGGGACCTTCGCCAAGACTGACGTAGTCAAGGCCTTTCCCACAAACTCCATCAGGCACGTTGCCCGACTGATGGCGGAGAAGAAGGTGGGGCTGGTGGTTCTCGTAGATCCAAAAGAACATGACAGAATCGTTGGGGTGATTTCCGAGAGGGACGTAGTTAAGGCTGTCGCGTTTGACATAGATCTCGACAGCCCGTGCGATGTCGTGGCCACGAAAAATGTGATCACTATCGAGTACGACCAGCCCGTGGCCAAGGCGGCCGAGATCTTCAGGAAATACAACATACGCCACGTGGTGGTGACTAAGGGCGGAAGGCTCTATGGAGTTCTTTCCATTAGGGATATCATACGCGATGACGCCGCGTTGAGGGAGGTCGCAAGCTTTTACGAATGGTCATTTGAGCCTGGGATGTCGGCGTAGATGAGGGCCACAGCTAGGGTTGTGGGCCTCGGCCCCTCGGGATCCGCCTTCCTCCACTTTTACGGCGCCGCCCGCGGCGTGGAGAGGTCGCCGCGGTATTTCAAGGCCTGCGGCGAGGCCGTACCCGTAGAGACCCCGCTGGTGGGGAAAGAACACGTGGTCGACAAGGTTAGGCTCTTCCGCTTTTACTATTGGAAGAGGGAGGTGGGGGAGGTGGCCTATCAGAAGCCCAGGTGGTACATAATCGACAAGGCCAAGTGGGTGGAGCAACTGAGGGCCGCGGCTACGGGGAGCGGGGCGGTGGACGGGGAGGTGGTGGTCAAGGCGGGCGGCCCGTACCAGAGCGAGGGGGGTAAGATAACGGTGGTGCGGGCGTACGTGGAGGGGGTCAAGCTGGAGGACGAGGCGGTCTACTTCGTCTTCCCGCCGGACTCGGTCGGCTTTTACTGGGCCTTCCCCCACGGCGGGGTTTACAATGTCGGAGGCGGGTTCATCGGCGTGGAGAACCCAGTGCCCCTGGTAAGGGCCTTTGTGCAGAAGTGGCTGGGTGGGGGCCGCGTGGTTGACGTCCGGGGGGCGCCGCTAACCGTGGAGCCTAAGATAGTCCTCCACGACGGGGAGGCCTTCCGCATAGGCGAGGCCGCCGGGCTGGTGTACCCTCTGACGGGCGAGGGCATTAGGCCGGGGGTCCTCTCGGCAAAGGCCCTGGCGGAGGCCCTTACTACGAAAAAGCCGCTGGAAACGTATAGAAGGGCCGTTGCCGACATCGCCAAGCAGGTGGAATTCCAGAAAAGGCTGTTAAAGGCGGCGCGGCGGTTGATAGAGCGGGGGGCTTCGATTATGGAGCTCGCCAACGACGGCGTATTGCGGGACTACATCGAGGAGAACCTCTCCGCAAGGGCCCTCTTCGCGGCGCTCGCCAAGAGGCCGGCCGTCGGCGTGAGGCTTGTGGCCGCGTTGATTAAATAATCAGCGGCCTATGTCGTCTTCATAGAACAGACCCGAGTTCCTCATCACCGATCCGTGTTAGCCCCAGTTTTAATTGCATTTCGCCAGGTCTAAGACGCGTCTGCCAGCCTCCTCGCAAGCTTGGGCGCTATGATGAATAGCCTTGCCAATATCAGGTTTGCAGGGGCGTATGGGTTTATGCCTAAGTCTTCAAGGAGTTTAGCCAAGGGGCCGAGTTTTTCTGCCGCCGACTTCATGCCCTGCCGAGTGTCCAGCTTAAAAATTTTTGCGTAGCGACGTGAAACATATTTAATTGCCAGATAGGTTCTACTTCGGTGGTGATTATAGCTCTGCTACTAGTGGTAGTAGCAGTGTTGATTGGGACTGCACCGCTGTTTTTCGTCAGAAACGTGGAGCCGTTGCCTCTAGACGCCGCCCCATATGTCCGCGCCGAGGACGTAGGAGCCACCGTCTACAACCTAGCCGTGTTTTTCACGGTGCTGGTAGCCGCCACCGCCATTATTTACATATTCTTTACGAGGAGGAAGTGGCTCAACCTCCTCCTCTACTTTATATGGTTTGTCCTAGCTGTGGGGGTAGTCCAGTTCTACACCATCCTGTACTACTGGTCGGGCCTGCTTAACGAGGATGTCGCCGTCAAGCTTATGTGGGCGTCGCTCCTCGTCGGCTTTTTAACTGTGGCCGCTATACACAAGAGGAGGGGGGACCTCCTCCTCGGCTTTTTGGGAAGCCTCGCCGGCGCCATGATGGTCCAGCTTCTGCCCGAGATGACCGTAGTGGCGTTGCTCGTCGCCTTGCCGGTGTACGACTACTTAATGGTCACAAGGGGGCTTTTGGGAAGTCTTATACGTAAGTCTAAAGAAGCCGCAGGAGGTGGAGTTCCGGCAAGAGGGGACACGCCCCTATTTGGCTTCGTTGTGAGGTTGAAGGCCATGTCGCTAGGAGTGGGAGATTTCGTGGTGTATGCCATGGCGCTCACCTACGTTACTGTACACCTCTACACCTACGGCTTCATAGCCCTACTAGCCCTAGTGGCGGGGGCCGCCCTTATCTACGTAGGACTGAGACTGACTGTGCACGTATTTCTAAGGCGCTGGGGTTATGGCCCCGCTTTGCCGTTGCCAATGCTAATGTTGCTACCCCTCATCGCCGCGGCTTGGCTGGCTTAGGCTTCCTCCCTCCGGCAAGTAGTGGCGTAGAACAGCTTCTCGGATATCCAGTTGGCCTGGGAGCCCACATAGTCAACCTTTTTCCTGAGCTCGAAGTCCCTCGGCTCTAGGGACAGGAGGTCCAGGTAGAGCCTCTCCACGACCTCTTTCAACCTCTTCGCCGCTTCTATGTTCTTTCTTAAGAGCTCCTCTGTGGCCGACCTGCCCAGCTCCCCCGCCACGTCGGCGACGCCCATTAGGTAGACGTACACGTCTACTCCGAGCTCCTCGCGCGGGGGGAGCTTCCCCTCTTTCATGAAGTAGTAGAGGACGTTGGCCTCGACGTATTCTTGCAGGCCGGTGGCGGCGCTTCCGTAGAACATGGGCCACTTGGCTATTAGCTCCTTTAGCTTAGCCGCTGTCTGGTTCATCTCGCGGAGGGCCCTCTCAGCCGCCTCAAAGTCTTTACGAATTACGGAGTAGACGACGGCCTTCGACAGCCTCGCCACCTTGATGGAGGTCTGGACTACCTCGTCTTTTACAGACTCGTATTCCCGCAGTTCGTTGTAGAGATTCCTCACGTCTAGCACGGCGCAATTATCGTGGATGTATAAAACCATTATAGTTTTAAGATGTGTTGAAAACACTGCTTATGGAATACGTCGAGGCGCTTCTCCGTGAGCTGAGCATCCCGGCTAGAGATGTGGACGAGGTAAAACAGCTAGTGGAGTCAATCTTAAAGCGGCTGCAACTTCTATGAACACGGATTTGTCCAAGAGGCTGGAGGAGGCAAAGCGGCGGGCTGATCTGAACTACTTCATATACTTAAATGAAAACGCCCCGGCGGAGCTGGAGGCCGTTAAGAGAGCTGGGCGTTGTGGAGCTCTTTGCGGCCTTGTCGTCGCCGTAAAGGACAACATAGAAGTGGCGGGGATGCCTATTACAAACGGCGCTCCGTACATGAGGAGGATGGCCGACAGAACGGCGCCTGTGGTGAGGCGCCTCATCGCCGAGGGGGCGGTGGTCATCGGCAAGACGAATATGCACGAGCTGGCTCTAGGCGCCACGAACATCAACCCCCACTACGGCCCTACGAGGAACCCACACGACCCTTCGCGGATTACGGGAGGCTCCAGCGGTGGGAGCGCAGGGGCGGTGGCAGTTGGCGTTGCGGATCTGGGGGTAGGTACTGACACGGGAGGCTCCGTGAGGATCCCCGCGGCACTGTGTGGGGTAGTTGGCTACAAGCCACCGTACGGCAAAATACCGACTGAGGGGGTGCTACCCCTGGCGCAGAGCCTCGACCACGTCGGCTTCATAACAAGGACAGTCGAGGAGCTTGTGCACATCTTGTCGGCGGCTGGGTGGGGCCCCGCGGAGCTACCTCAGATGAAGAGGTTTAGATTCGCCGTGTTGATAGGCGTGGCGGAGAACACGAAACACGTAGACAAGGCGTTTTGGAAGGCCGTCTCAGTACTTGAGTCCATCGGCGGGATTCGGGACGAGGTATTCATAGACGGGGGAAGGTATGGGGCGGCCCGGGCTGCCATCCTCCTCTCAGAAGCCGCGGCGAATTATTACCACTACCTAAGAAGCGCGGCGGAGCACATGGGACGCGACGTGGCGGCCCTCCTCAGCGCCGGCGCCGCCCTCCCCGCCGTGGCTTACGTAACTGCGAAGCGGGTAAAAGAGGAGGCTACGAGGTTTTTCGAGTCGCTGTTCAAGAAATACGACGTGGTGGCGACGCCCACGACGGCCACCGAGGCGCTGGCTATTGAAGAGGCGGGCAAATTAGCTGTTAGGGGGAGGCTACTGGCCTACACGGAGCTCTTCAACCTGACGGGGCACCCAGCCCTATCGGTACCTGCGCCGGCCTCCGGCCTCCCCGTCGGCCTGCAAATAGCCGCACGCGACGAAGACGTCCTCCTCTCAATAGCCAAGGCCTACGAGGAGGCCCTCTGAGCCTTTAAATACTCCATAAAGCCCAACACGCTGAACCTAAGGTAGAACTCCAGGTAGAGCCCACCCACGGCTAGTACCCTCTCCACGTTTGGATCAACACGGGCCAGCTCCCTAAGCGCCTCGTCAGCGGTCTTGTCTAAATTCCCGCCCAGCGCCTCCACCCACGACTTAACCTGCTCCACGTGCCTCTTTATCAGATCTACGTCCCTAGTGCAGGAGTAGTGGGGGAAACACACAGCCTCGGCGCCAAGAGCCTTTACCCTCTCCAGGGACTGCAGATACATGTCCAGCTTAAACGGCGGAGGCGTAGTTGGGATCACAACGCCCAGCTCAGGGATGTAGACGCCGGCACCGTCTCCTGTGAATAGTACTTTCTGGTCTCGGAAAAAGTACATAATGTGGTGCGGCGCGTGGCCGGGGGTGTAGTAGACGTCGAAGGCGTCGAAAAGCCTAGCCCCGTCCGCCACCCCCACGGCGCGCTCGTTGGGGAGAGGTCGGCCGAACTTCTCGGCGAAGATGCCCAACACGGCTCGGCTGGACTCGTAGAGCCTTGACGGATCTACCACGTGCCTTATGTACCTCTCGTGTACGTATACAGGCCTCCCCAGGTGCCCCGCCGAGCCGCAGTGATCCAGATGCAGGTGGGTGCATAAAACGGCATCTACGTCCATCGGCTGGTAGAGAGAGGCAGGACCCGGATCCACCACCACCTTAACGCCGCCAACCTCAACGACGTAGGTAGTCAAGAGAGGTGCCCCCTCCAGATACTTCGTGACGATCTTCATGGTAGTAGTAGGACAACACCTTAATTAAAATCTTCGCACAACTGTATTCCTTTTCGTGAATTTCTTAGAGCAATTATAGATTGTGTAGTTGTTTAACTCCTAATAAAACTCAGCCTAGCCTTTTTGTTATTAATATTTAATAAAACTTGTTTGTTTTTATATAAAATACTATTTTACTATCATAGAGCTTGATTATAAAACGCTATTTAGATTAAGGTAATCCTTTAAAACTCCTCAAATTTCCCTCTCTATGAAGAGCACTACAGTATTAGTAATTGGGATAATCATAGTCGCCCTAGTAGTTGCAGTAGTTGCGTTGTTGTCACAACCTGCTTCTACTCCTACTCCCACACCTAGTCAAACATCCCAGCAACAAACTCAACAGCCACCCCCTACACGTTATAGTGTAATAATAGCTACAGGAGGGACAGGAGGCGTCTACTACTACTATGGTGGGGTAATTGCGGGGATTCTAAAGAACTATACAAATATAGACGCAACTTCTATTCAGACGGCAGGCTCTATTGATAACTTACTCCTAATTAGAGACAAAACCGACCCCAAGCGGGGGATTTACTACTGCGCCACGACACTACCAGAGTCGGCTTATCTAGCTTACACGGGACAACATGAGAAATTCAAAGACAAACCTGCACCTATTGCTATACTGTGGGCTATGTATCCCAACTACCTACATATTGTGACTAGGAGCGACTCGGGGATTAAGTCTATATACGACTTAAAAGGCAAACGCGTCTCCACAGGAGCTCCTGGAAGCGGCACCGAAATTGAGGCTCTCCTTGTATTACAGATATTAGGCATAGACCCTGCTAAAGACTTCTCAAAATGGGAGAGGCTAGGCGCTGCTGAGAGCGCCGACGCTTTAAAAAGCGGCACAATTGACGCCTATTTCTGGAGCGGCGGCCTACCCACGTCCTCAATTGTAGAGCTTGGAGTATCATTAAAACAACAAGGCGTGTCGCTGGTGCTAATAGAGATACCAGGTGAAGTTATTAATGCGTTCACCCAGAAATTCCCAGGAGTCGCTACCAAAGGCGTGATACCGAAAAGCGTCTATGGTACTGAAAAAGACACTCAAACTTTAACTTTTTGGAATATGTTTGTATGCCATAAAGATATGCCGGATGACTTGGCGTATCTCATTACAAAAACTGTATTTCAACACCTTGACATACTACAAGCTTCTGTAAAAGCCGCAAAAGATACAAATCTTCAGAATGCGCTTCTCTACTACGGCGGGAGTATACCGTATCACCCAGGCGCCCTTCGCTACTACAAAGAAGTTGGCGTATTAAAGTGATAGAGGCATTAGCAATAATAAACAATACCTTAATTTTTCTCCAAGCGCCATCCACTATACAAATTAATTTCATCAATTCAGTAACCTCGTCACCTGTGGCATTGACCTTTGACCTTTTCGCTAATAGTTTTATTCCATGGATGTTAACTGATAAAAAAACCTATGAATATTATACATCTGGCTTTTATCAAATATCTGATTCTTTGCTGTCAACAAAACTAGATAAAATATTTTTTTGTAGTTCAATGAATTACAATATAACTATTTTTTCAATTTATTTTTCATAACTAAAGTGTCTAGATATGAATCTATAAAAAGTTGTTTTATTGCGATTATATGGAGAAGGTCAAGCTTCTCCAGTACTTCCTTGCCGCTGCCTCTATTTACCACTTATACCTATTTTTCCACCCATATACTCCGCTCAGCTACGTCGTAAGAATACCAATCTTTGACCTTACCCAGGTAGAGAGGGCGACTCACGTCTGGTTTATAATAACAGCCGGCTACCTCCATTCCTATGTCTTCCCGCCGAGGCCTTCCCCATTTGCTGGCTATATACTAGCCGCACTCGCTTTGGTACCTACGCTCCTACTACTACCGCAGATAGGGCCTATTGAGGCTATGTATGTACTTCTTGCATACATCATAGCTGTGGGACCCCTGACAACGAAGTATAGAAAAGAGCTTGACCTAGTCGGCGCCATTTTGGCATTTCTCCCCTATATCTACCTTGTTCTAAATTACGAGGAGCTGATCTACCGCGCCGTTACGCCAGAAAGGTGGGATCTCGCAATGGGGTGGGGCTTTACGCTCCTGTTGATGGGCGTCGTGTATCGCTTTGTAGGCGGCGTCTTGTCAATTATCGCATTACTGTTCATGTGGTACGACATATTCGGCTACGTCTTTCCGCCACCTTGGAGAATACCTGGGTTCGGCGTCGATTTTCTCATTGGTAAAATATATATTGAAACAGAGGCGGCGCTCTTCGGCACAGTGACTGGAGTCTCCATGTCGTATATTGTCTATTTCTCGATATTCGGCGCCTTGCTGGCCTCGCTAAAACTGGGCGACAAATTAGCGAGGGGAGTTTTTGTTATTCTGGGAAAAAGTCCAAAAAGCGTGGGGCGCGCCGCTGTTACGCTGGGAGTTATACAGGGCATGGTTTCCGGGTCAGGCGCGGCAGATGCGGCGTATGTAGGCAATACTCTGAAAAACGCTTTCAAGAAGGCCGGATATGACGACCTCACAGCAGCAGGTCTAGTGGCGAATGTGGGCACAGTCGCGTTGATAACACCTCCGATCCTCGGCGCAATTGCCTTCATAATGGCAGAGGTGTTAGCTATACCTTATACTTGGGTTATAATAATGTCTATTCCCATAGCTTTTCTGTATATTTTTTCAATACTGCTTTACAACGAGTACTATGTTGAAAAGGCGAGGCTGAGTTCGCTCGAGATTAAAAAAGAGCGGTTAGCGGAGTGGTTGAAGAGCGGCGGGTGGGCCGGACTTCTGCCTATCGTAACAATTTTGGCTATTTTATTTGCGGGCTATACAATAACGGCAGCTGTGGTAGTGGCGACTCTAGTTTCAATAATTGCGGCGTTTATGGTAAAGCCCAGACCAACTGGAAAAGACCTATTGGAAGGGCTGGCTAACGGATTTAAGCTGTTGATATCGGTAGGCAGTTCAATAGTTGTAGCTAACTTCATAATGGCCATGGTGGTGGTTTCCGGTCTAGGAACCACTTTCTCAATATATCTCGTCAATATCTCGCAAAATCTTTACATCGCTATGACATTTGCCGCTGTCTTTTCACTAATTCTCGGCATGGGAGTGCCGCCAACTGCGACGTATATAACCGCATCGCTTTTAACGGCACCTGCCATAGTGAAACTCGCAACCGCTTCAGGTATGCCGGAGCAAGCCGCGTTGCTGGCAACACACATGTTCCTATTCTACTACGCGATGTTGGCTGATATCACGCCGCCGGTGGGGCTTTCAAATTTCGCCGCCGCCTCGGTATTCGGCGTTAATCCCATAGACGTTGGCATAAAGGCTGCTAGAGTGGCGTTACCCAAATATATCATTGCCGCGTTATTCCTGACTAGTTACGAAACTACAGCGTTGTTAATAATGCCGACATATCTCACCGCAGGTTTGCAATACACAATTACCATGTTTTTCACCAAATTGATTCTAACTATAAGTGCTATCTGGGCCTTTACAATAGCAAATGTAGGCTTGGTAGCAGGTAAAAATTTGAGCCTTCTCTACAGAATTGTGGCGTTGTTGATAGGGGGCTTTTTGATCGTGCCTAGCCTAGTGTTAAATATTACTGGATTTATTATGTTGCTCTTATTCTATGTATATACAAGATTTAAACTCAAGGTCTAAGTCGTAGGATATGCATACCTACCCTCTCAGAGGTGTAAGAATTCTAGATCTCACAGCGGCCATGGCTGGTCCTTTTGCAACTATGCTACTTGCTGACTTGGGCGCAGATGTGATTAAGATAGAGCCGCCTGAAGGGGACCACGCTAGGGACTGGGGGCCGCCTTCATATGGTGAGAAGTACAGCGCGTACTTTGCAAGCGTTAACAGAGGCAAAAAGTCCATTGTGCTGGATTTGAAGAAGGCAGAGGCAAGAGAAGTCTTCTACCGGCTAGTCAAGACGGCCAGCGCTGTTGTTGAGAACTTCCGACCTGGCGTGGCTCAGAAACTAGGCGTAGACTATCATGCAGTTAAGCAACACAACCCCAATATTGTATACTGCTCCATTTCGGGATTTGGCGAGGGGCCTTATAGAGATCTCCCCGCATATGATCTAGTAGCGCTGGCAATGTCAGGTCTTATGGATTTGACTGGTGAGCCGGAGGGCCCCCCGGTGAAATTCGCAGTGCCTATTACCGACATAGCTGCGGGGTTCTACTGCGCCTTATCAATAATAACGTCTGTTTTAACAAATCGCCCAGGATATATCGAAATCCCGCTCATTGAGGCGGCTATCTCGTTGTTAACCCACCAGGCGGGTTATTACTTCGCGAGCGGGGTGCCGCCTAGGCGTATGGGTAGCGCACACCCGACAATAGTCCCATACCA from Pyrobaculum arsenaticum DSM 13514 includes:
- a CDS encoding chromatin protein Cren7 — its product is MAEEILNREYEVEYGGKRYILRPIKAWVLQPPGKPGVVVALFRLPDGKTVRKVVMKLPP
- a CDS encoding TRAP transporter permease, with translation MEKVKLLQYFLAAASIYHLYLFFHPYTPLSYVVRIPIFDLTQVERATHVWFIITAGYLHSYVFPPRPSPFAGYILAALALVPTLLLLPQIGPIEAMYVLLAYIIAVGPLTTKYRKELDLVGAILAFLPYIYLVLNYEELIYRAVTPERWDLAMGWGFTLLLMGVVYRFVGGVLSIIALLFMWYDIFGYVFPPPWRIPGFGVDFLIGKIYIETEAALFGTVTGVSMSYIVYFSIFGALLASLKLGDKLARGVFVILGKSPKSVGRAAVTLGVIQGMVSGSGAADAAYVGNTLKNAFKKAGYDDLTAAGLVANVGTVALITPPILGAIAFIMAEVLAIPYTWVIIMSIPIAFLYIFSILLYNEYYVEKARLSSLEIKKERLAEWLKSGGWAGLLPIVTILAILFAGYTITAAVVVATLVSIIAAFMVKPRPTGKDLLEGLANGFKLLISVGSSIVVANFIMAMVVVSGLGTTFSIYLVNISQNLYIAMTFAAVFSLILGMGVPPTATYITASLLTAPAIVKLATASGMPEQAALLATHMFLFYYAMLADITPPVGLSNFAAASVFGVNPIDVGIKAARVALPKYIIAALFLTSYETTALLIMPTYLTAGLQYTITMFFTKLILTISAIWAFTIANVGLVAGKNLSLLYRIVALLIGGFLIVPSLVLNITGFIMLLLFYVYTRFKLKV
- a CDS encoding CaiB/BaiF CoA transferase family protein is translated as MHTYPLRGVRILDLTAAMAGPFATMLLADLGADVIKIEPPEGDHARDWGPPSYGEKYSAYFASVNRGKKSIVLDLKKAEAREVFYRLVKTASAVVENFRPGVAQKLGVDYHAVKQHNPNIVYCSISGFGEGPYRDLPAYDLVALAMSGLMDLTGEPEGPPVKFAVPITDIAAGFYCALSIITSVLTNRPGYIEIPLIEAAISLLTHQAGYYFASGVPPRRMGSAHPTIVPYQAFRAKDGYFVLAVGSDHLWKKFCEAIGRPELADDPRFNTNTKRVQNREELVKMLEELFLEKEVNYWVSLMWQNGIPAAPVYNLTQVFSDPHVRYRKIVVESQGPFGVIKTLKSPINAESIKVGNYTPPPLLGQHTAEILKELGYTEEEIAKLAERGAIILQKH
- a CDS encoding TAXI family TRAP transporter solute-binding subunit, producing the protein MKSTTVLVIGIIIVALVVAVVALLSQPASTPTPTPSQTSQQQTQQPPPTRYSVIIATGGTGGVYYYYGGVIAGILKNYTNIDATSIQTAGSIDNLLLIRDKTDPKRGIYYCATTLPESAYLAYTGQHEKFKDKPAPIAILWAMYPNYLHIVTRSDSGIKSIYDLKGKRVSTGAPGSGTEIEALLVLQILGIDPAKDFSKWERLGAAESADALKSGTIDAYFWSGGLPTSSIVELGVSLKQQGVSLVLIEIPGEVINAFTQKFPGVATKGVIPKSVYGTEKDTQTLTFWNMFVCHKDMPDDLAYLITKTVFQHLDILQASVKAAKDTNLQNALLYYGGSIPYHPGALRYYKEVGVLK
- a CDS encoding CBS domain-containing protein; protein product: MIGTFAKTDVVKAFPTNSIRHVARLMAEKKVGLVVLVDPKEHDRIVGVISERDVVKAVAFDIDLDSPCDVVATKNVITIEYDQPVAKAAEIFRKYNIRHVVVTKGGRLYGVLSIRDIIRDDAALREVASFYEWSFEPGMSA
- a CDS encoding amidase; translation: MNTDLSKRLEEAKRRADLNYFIYLNENAPAELEAVKRAGRCGALCGLVVAVKDNIEVAGMPITNGAPYMRRMADRTAPVVRRLIAEGAVVIGKTNMHELALGATNINPHYGPTRNPHDPSRITGGSSGGSAGAVAVGVADLGVGTDTGGSVRIPAALCGVVGYKPPYGKIPTEGVLPLAQSLDHVGFITRTVEELVHILSAAGWGPAELPQMKRFRFAVLIGVAENTKHVDKAFWKAVSVLESIGGIRDEVFIDGGRYGAARAAILLSEAAANYYHYLRSAAEHMGRDVAALLSAGAALPAVAYVTAKRVKEEATRFFESLFKKYDVVATPTTATEALAIEEAGKLAVRGRLLAYTELFNLTGHPALSVPAPASGLPVGLQIAARDEDVLLSIAKAYEEAL
- a CDS encoding NAD(P)/FAD-dependent oxidoreductase, with protein sequence MRATARVVGLGPSGSAFLHFYGAARGVERSPRYFKACGEAVPVETPLVGKEHVVDKVRLFRFYYWKREVGEVAYQKPRWYIIDKAKWVEQLRAAATGSGAVDGEVVVKAGGPYQSEGGKITVVRAYVEGVKLEDEAVYFVFPPDSVGFYWAFPHGGVYNVGGGFIGVENPVPLVRAFVQKWLGGGRVVDVRGAPLTVEPKIVLHDGEAFRIGEAAGLVYPLTGEGIRPGVLSAKALAEALTTKKPLETYRRAVADIAKQVEFQKRLLKAARRLIERGASIMELANDGVLRDYIEENLSARALFAALAKRPAVGVRLVAALIK
- a CDS encoding MBL fold metallo-hydrolase; this translates as MKIVTKYLEGAPLLTTYVVEVGGVKVVVDPGPASLYQPMDVDAVLCTHLHLDHCGSAGHLGRPVYVHERYIRHVVDPSRLYESSRAVLGIFAEKFGRPLPNERAVGVADGARLFDAFDVYYTPGHAPHHIMYFFRDQKVLFTGDGAGVYIPELGVVIPTTPPPFKLDMYLQSLERVKALGAEAVCFPHYSCTRDVDLIKRHVEQVKSWVEALGGNLDKTADEALRELARVDPNVERVLAVGGLYLEFYLRFSVLGFMEYLKAQRASS
- a CDS encoding haloacid dehalogenase, with the translated sequence MVLYIHDNCAVLDVRNLYNELREYESVKDEVVQTSIKVARLSKAVVYSVIRKDFEAAERALREMNQTAAKLKELIAKWPMFYGSAATGLQEYVEANVLYYFMKEGKLPPREELGVDVYVYLMGVADVAGELGRSATEELLRKNIEAAKRLKEVVERLYLDLLSLEPRDFELRKKVDYVGSQANWISEKLFYATTCRREEA